The following coding sequences lie in one Colias croceus chromosome 1, ilColCroc2.1 genomic window:
- the LOC123702039 gene encoding uncharacterized protein LOC123702039 produces MGSVPTIPNIHKPPLTCCHVQETAAIDSLVRRFWELEELPTAPPVQHPDDVECEEYYKLTTTRDPVSGRYIVSLPFKDDFYTLGDSFNIARKRFMCLERKLQASPKLRLAYDDVIKDYLTKNYISPAPPYDPRDPTPIYIIPHHAVLREDKSSTKLRMVLDASMPTSGNQRSLNDLLHVGPNLQGNLFTIILGFRLHAIAMTADCRQQFLQIFVREFDRRFQCFLYRFSPQDPLLLYQFNRVCFGIKSSPYHALRTVRQLVEDDGAKYPLESSIASSSLYMDDIAFSIPTECEAVSASQQLIDLFKGAQWDLVKWNSNSRNVLDNLPASHKLLPSAVEFDKTVQHKLLGLHWSSVVDCFYFKITARLWDMMGFVAPTVAYNIPSDNYCHVSGIENPADVLSRSITPQNLVSHPLWFQGPQWARLDPSDWPLKSLDGLQPLEAFYSQQTNPHRTSKRYRPGICT; encoded by the exons ATGGGTTCAGTACCCACCATACCTAACATACATAAACCGCCCTTGACGTGTTGTCACGTTCAAGAGACCGCCGCTATTGACTCATTAGTCAGGCGTTTCTGGGAGCTCGAGGAGCTTCCTACCGCACCGCCCGTTCAACATCCCGATGATGTTGAATgtgaagaatattataaattaactacAACCCGCGACCCCGTGAGTGGCAGATATATTGTTTCGCTTCCATTTAAGGATGATTTCTACACTCTCGGTGATTCATTTAATATTGCCCGCAAACGTTTCATGTGCCTCGAAAGAAAGCTACAGGCTTCACCTAAATTAAGGTTGGCATATGATGACGTCATAAAGGATTATCTAACGAAGAATTATATTTCACCCGCGCCTCCGTATGATCCGCGTGACCCTAcacctatttatattataccgcATCACGCTGTTCTGCGCGAGGATAAATCGTCGACTAAGCTGCGCATGGTTTTAGATGCTAGCATGCCAACTTCTGGAAACCAGCGTTCATTGAATGACCTTCTGCATGTTGGGCCGAATTTACAAGGcaatttgtttacaataattttaggtTTTCGTCTCCACGCGATTGCCATGACCGCCGATTGCCGCCAACAATTTCTGCAGATATTCGTGCGTGAGTTTGATCGtcgttttcaatgttttttatatcGTTTCAGCCCGCAGGATCCGCTACttctttatcaatttaatcgAGTTTGCTTTGGCATCAAGTCTAGTCCTTATCATGCACTGCGCACGGTAAGACAGCTCGTAGAAGATGACGGCGCGAAATATCCGCTCGAGAGTAGCATTGCGTCTTCCTCGTTGTATATGGATGATATCGCCTTCTCTATTCCCACGGAATGTGAGGCAGTTTCCGCGTCGCAGCAGCTCATCGATTTGTTTAAGGGAGCTCAGTGGGATCTAGTTAAATGGAATAGTAATAGTAGAAATGTGTTAGATAATCTTCCCGCTTCGCACAAACTTTTACCCTCCGCGGTGGAGTTTGATAAGACCGTGCAACATAAATTACTTGGTCTGCATTGGTCTTCTGTtgttgattgtttttattttaaaattaccgcCCGTCTGTGGGACATGATGGGCTTCGTTGCTCCCACAGTCGCGTATAACATCCCATCAGATAACTACTGCCATGTTTCTGGTATTGAAAATCCCGCTGACGTTCTTTCGCGTAGCATTACGCCACAAAATCTCGTCTCGCACCCTCTGTGGTTCCAAGGACCCCAGTGGGCTCGTTTGGACCCGTCTGATTGGCCTCTTAAAAGTCTCGATG GCCTTCAACCGCTTGAGGCCTTTTATTCGCAACAGACTAATCCTCATCGGACGTCTAAGCGATACCGCCCTGGAATATGCACATAA
- the LOC123702856 gene encoding uncharacterized protein LOC123702856: MEEIKLIPREILCIIPKFDGDEKLLNLFINKSEYIIRSFQDANNNAQNLYVYHAITSRLIGKAASLLSDYQNITSWTELKEILTQHFGDPRSEECIALELEGLKIKQGESYIQFCHRIQNVKSSLFSKVNRLTDEGVKAAKMIIYNNTALNVFLYNLPEDMIRIVRLRGCTNLENALSVVTEEVNFIQQYNAKTSKPKPITQNTFQNPLKPNFSTMPLNQNFKYGSPQQPIGYRPNFAQQPRPNLMQPPRPNFIQQLRQTPQAQGYKFGTQSNNNHQLRPFQNSGYKFGIPNQQTDQPRFKFGIQHAQAPNPGLNSDVSMRTAPIRHNETHNLYYCDEPNYENYDNSTLNYKEDAANELYDSTDPEVTESNFNDNNEFSVTGLRRDSEIINLNYCDSSLKLPHIKVPEIKAKFLIDTGSSRSFISPAKAEEYFRDHKQWSRQYKKYVNVFSI; the protein is encoded by the coding sequence ATGGAAGAGATTAAACTCATACCAAGAGAAATACTATGTATCATCCCCAAATTTGATGGAGATGAAAAACTGTTAAAcctatttatcaataaaagcGAATACATTATAAGATCATTCCAAGATGCGAACAATAACGCACAAAacttatatgtatatcatGCCATAACGAGTAGGCTTATCGGTAAGGCAGCTTCACTGCTTAGTGAttaccaaaatataacttcatGGACTGAATTAAAGGAAATACTTACCCAACATTTCGGAGACCCGCGATCGGAAGAATGTATCGCACTAGAATTAGaagggttaaaaataaaacaaggtGAAAGTTACATACAGTTTTGCCACAgaatacaaaatgttaaaAGCTCCCTATTTTCAAAAGTAAACCGCCTCACGGATGAAGGAGTTAAAGCCGCGAAGATGatcatatacaataatactgCGTTAAATGTTTTTCTGTACAACCTCCCGGAGGACATGATCCGGATTGTTAGATTAAGGGGTTGTACAAACTTAGAAAATGCACTTAGCGTAGTTACAGAagaagtaaattttatacaacaaTATAACGCAAAGACTAGTAAGCCAAAACCTATAACTCAAAACACTTTCCAAAATCCATTAAAACCTAATTTTAGTACGATGCCTTTAAATCAAAACTTTAAATACGGCAGTCCTCAACAGCCAATTGGTTATAGACCGAATTTCGCTCAACAACCTCGACCAAATTTAATGCAACCACCTCGaccaaattttattcaacagTTAAGGCAAACACCACAAGCCCAAGGCTATAAATTTGGCACACAATCTAATAATAACCACCAATTGCGACCTTTTCAAAATTCCGGTTATAAATTTGGAATCCCAAATCAACAAACAGACCAACCTCGTTTTAAATTTGGCATACAACATGCCCAGGCACCGAACCCCGGCTTAAATAGCGATGTATCAATGCGCACGGCACCTATAAGGCACAACGAAACTCATAATCTATATTACTGCGATGAAccaaattatgaaaattacgataactcaactttaaattataaagaagacGCCGCGAACGAGTTATACGATTCTACCGATCCGGAAGTAACTGAAAGCAATTTTAATGACAATAACGAATTTTCTGTTACCGGCCTCCGACGagacagtgaaataattaatttaaattattgtgacAGCAGCTTAAAATTACCACATATTAAAGTTCCCGAAATAAAAGCAAAGTTTCTCATAGATACAGGAAGCAGTCGTTCTTTTATAAGTCCGGCCAAAGCAGAAGAATATTTTAGAGACCATAAACAGTGGTCGcgccaatataaaaaatacgtaaatGTATTCTCGATATAA